One Streptococcus sp. zg-86 DNA window includes the following coding sequences:
- the parE gene encoding DNA topoisomerase IV subunit B produces the protein MAKKEININNYNDDAIQVLEGLDAVRKRPGMYIGSTDGAGLHHLVWEIVDNAVDEALSGFGDKIDVTIHKDGSLSVSDHGRGMPVGMHAMGIPTVEVIFTVLHAGGKFGQGGYKTSGGLHGVGSSVVNALSSWLEVEITRDGAVYRQRFENGGKPVTGLEKVGTAPKSKSGTKVRFMPDSSIFSTTDFKYNTIAERLNESAFLLKQVTLTLLDERTGEESQFHYENGVQDFVSYLNEDKETLTPVLYFDGEESGFQVEVALQYNDGYSDNILSFVNNVRTKDGGTHETGLKSAITKAMNDYARKTGLLKEKDKNLEGSDYREGLAAILSILVPEEHLQFEGQTKDKLGSPLARPAVDSIVSEKLTFFLLENGELASNLIRKAIRARDAREAARKARDESRNGKKNKKDKGLLSGKLTPAQSKNAAKNELYLVEGDSAGGSAKQGRDRKFQAILPLRGKVINTAKAKMADILKNEEINTMIYTIGAGVGSDFNLEDANYDKIIIMTDADTDGAHIQTLLLTFFYRYMRPLVEAGKVYIALPPLYKMSKGKGKQEKIAYAWSDNELEQLRKDFGKGANLQRYKGLGEMNADQLWETTMNPATRTLIRVTIEDLARAERRVSVLMGDKVEPRRKWIEDNVRFTLEEATIF, from the coding sequence AAGGAAATCAATATTAACAATTACAATGATGATGCGATTCAGGTGTTGGAAGGGCTGGATGCAGTTCGGAAACGTCCTGGGATGTATATCGGATCAACCGATGGAGCAGGACTGCATCATTTGGTCTGGGAAATTGTGGACAATGCAGTCGATGAAGCCTTATCTGGATTCGGTGACAAGATTGATGTCACCATTCATAAAGACGGTAGCCTGAGTGTATCGGATCATGGGCGTGGTATGCCAGTTGGGATGCACGCCATGGGGATTCCGACAGTAGAGGTTATTTTTACAGTGCTTCATGCCGGAGGTAAATTCGGTCAGGGTGGTTATAAGACTTCAGGAGGCTTACATGGTGTAGGCTCTTCTGTAGTGAATGCCCTATCTAGTTGGCTTGAAGTCGAAATTACACGTGACGGAGCTGTGTATCGCCAGCGTTTTGAAAATGGTGGTAAACCGGTAACAGGACTAGAAAAGGTTGGGACAGCTCCCAAGTCTAAGTCTGGCACTAAGGTTCGTTTTATGCCAGATAGCAGTATTTTTTCAACGACTGATTTCAAGTACAATACCATTGCGGAGCGGTTAAACGAGTCAGCCTTTCTCTTGAAACAAGTAACCTTGACCCTGCTTGATGAGCGAACGGGTGAAGAAAGCCAATTCCACTATGAAAATGGCGTGCAGGATTTCGTTAGTTATCTGAATGAAGACAAGGAAACCTTGACACCTGTTCTGTATTTCGATGGGGAAGAGAGTGGATTCCAAGTTGAAGTGGCGCTTCAGTATAATGATGGCTATTCAGATAATATTCTTTCCTTTGTCAATAACGTTCGTACCAAAGACGGTGGAACGCATGAGACAGGTCTCAAATCGGCGATTACAAAGGCCATGAATGACTATGCTAGAAAAACAGGTCTTCTCAAGGAAAAGGACAAAAACTTGGAAGGATCCGATTATCGTGAAGGTTTGGCAGCTATTCTATCTATCTTGGTACCTGAGGAGCATTTGCAGTTTGAAGGACAAACCAAGGACAAGTTAGGCAGTCCCCTTGCTCGTCCAGCGGTTGATAGTATCGTATCTGAAAAATTGACCTTCTTTCTTTTGGAAAATGGCGAATTAGCTTCTAATCTCATTCGCAAGGCCATTCGGGCAAGAGATGCGAGAGAGGCAGCACGCAAAGCCCGCGATGAAAGCCGAAATGGCAAGAAAAACAAGAAAGATAAGGGCCTCTTATCAGGAAAATTAACTCCCGCCCAGTCCAAAAATGCAGCCAAAAACGAACTTTATCTGGTCGAGGGAGATTCAGCCGGCGGATCTGCCAAACAAGGACGAGATCGCAAATTTCAAGCTATTCTGCCCCTTCGAGGAAAGGTTATCAATACCGCCAAGGCTAAGATGGCAGATATTCTCAAAAATGAAGAAATCAATACCATGATTTATACCATTGGAGCTGGTGTTGGTTCGGACTTTAATCTAGAAGATGCCAATTATGACAAAATTATCATTATGACCGATGCGGATACAGACGGTGCCCACATTCAGACCCTCCTCTTAACCTTTTTCTACCGCTATATGCGTCCCTTAGTGGAGGCTGGTAAGGTCTATATTGCACTGCCGCCTCTTTACAAGATGAGTAAGGGAAAAGGTAAGCAGGAAAAAATCGCCTATGCGTGGTCAGATAATGAACTCGAGCAACTCCGTAAGGATTTTGGTAAGGGTGCAAACTTACAGCGCTACAAAGGACTTGGGGAAATGAATGCGGATCAACTTTGGGAAACTACCATGAATCCTGCTACCCGTACGTTGATTCGTGTGACCATTGAAGATTTAGCGCGAGCAGAACGTCGTGTATCTGTCCTTATGGGAGATAAGGTCGAACCTCGCCGCAAATGGATTGAAGATAACGTTCGATTTACCTTGGAAGAAGCGACGATTTTTTAA
- the parC gene encoding DNA topoisomerase IV subunit A, translating into MSNIQNMSLEDIMGERFGRYSKYIIQERALPDIRDGLKPVQRRILYSMNKDGNTFDKSYRKSAKSVGNIMGNFHPHGDSSIYDAMVRMSQDWKNREILVEMHGNNGSMDGDPPAAMRYTEARLSEMAGFLLEDIEKKTVPFAWNFDDTEKEPTVLPAAFPNLLVNGATGISAGYATDIPPHNLAEVIDAVIYMIDHPTAKVEKLMEFLPGPDFPTGAIIQGRDEIQKAYETGKGRVVVRSKTEIEQLKGGKEQIVVTEIPYEINKSVLVKKIDDVRVNNKVAGIAEVRDESDRTGLRIAIELKKEANRDLILNYLFKYTDLQVNYNFNMVAIDNFTPRQVGIVPILTSYIAHRKEVILARSRFDKEKAEKRLHIVEGLIRVISILDEVIALIRASENKSDAKENLKISYDFTEEQAEAIVTLQLYRLTNTDVVILEEEEAELREKIAYLAAIIGDERTMYNLMKKELREVKKKFGNPRLSELQDMAKTIEIDTASLVVEEETYVSITKAGYIKRTSPRSFAASTVEEIGKRDDDRLIFMSPAKTTQQLLLFTSLGNVIYRPVHELSDIKWKEIGEHLSQTISNFEVREEIIYAELVDNFDTGIYIAATKMGQIKRVERSEFSPWRTYKSKSLKFAKLKNDEDQVVFVAPAQLEDVMLITKNGYALRFNSEEVPVVGAKAAGVKAINLKGDDTVAAAFLVSSKAFYLLTHRGALKKVAVEEIPATSRANRGLQVLRELKAKPHRVFAAGMVQGEAIDFDLFHQGETSEESQMLKVISTTAQVYEINLSDLSFSERTSNGSFISDTISDEEVSEAYMK; encoded by the coding sequence ATGAGTAACATTCAAAACATGTCCCTTGAGGACATTATGGGAGAGCGTTTTGGGCGCTATTCCAAATACATCATTCAGGAGCGGGCTTTGCCAGACATTCGAGATGGCTTGAAGCCTGTGCAACGGCGGATTCTTTATTCCATGAATAAGGATGGCAATACCTTTGATAAATCCTATCGAAAATCAGCTAAGTCTGTCGGAAACATCATGGGGAATTTCCACCCGCATGGTGATTCATCGATTTACGATGCCATGGTTCGTATGAGTCAGGATTGGAAAAATCGTGAAATTTTGGTCGAAATGCATGGAAATAATGGTTCCATGGATGGTGATCCGCCAGCTGCTATGCGATATACCGAGGCACGCTTGTCTGAAATGGCAGGCTTCCTGCTAGAGGATATCGAAAAGAAAACCGTACCATTTGCTTGGAATTTTGACGATACAGAGAAAGAACCGACTGTATTGCCTGCGGCCTTTCCAAATCTCTTGGTCAATGGGGCGACAGGGATTTCTGCTGGATATGCGACGGACATTCCACCGCACAATCTTGCAGAAGTTATTGATGCCGTGATTTACATGATTGACCACCCAACTGCCAAGGTCGAAAAACTCATGGAATTCTTGCCAGGACCTGATTTTCCAACCGGAGCGATTATCCAAGGGCGAGATGAGATTCAAAAGGCCTATGAAACAGGAAAAGGGCGCGTTGTCGTACGGTCTAAGACTGAAATTGAGCAGTTAAAAGGTGGCAAGGAGCAAATTGTTGTCACAGAAATTCCTTATGAAATCAACAAGTCTGTTCTGGTCAAAAAGATTGACGATGTTCGTGTGAATAATAAGGTAGCTGGGATTGCGGAAGTTCGTGATGAATCCGACCGAACTGGTTTGCGCATTGCCATTGAACTCAAAAAAGAGGCCAATCGTGACTTGATTTTGAATTATCTCTTCAAATATACGGATTTACAGGTCAATTATAATTTTAACATGGTTGCGATTGACAATTTCACACCGCGTCAGGTTGGGATTGTTCCGATTTTGACCAGCTACATTGCCCACCGCAAAGAAGTCATTCTGGCTCGCAGCCGCTTTGACAAGGAAAAGGCTGAAAAACGCCTACATATTGTTGAGGGCTTAATTCGTGTCATTTCGATTTTGGATGAAGTCATTGCGCTTATTCGTGCTAGCGAAAACAAATCAGATGCTAAGGAAAATCTCAAGATCAGCTATGATTTTACTGAAGAGCAGGCAGAAGCGATTGTGACCTTGCAACTCTACCGCTTGACCAATACGGACGTTGTCATTCTGGAGGAAGAAGAAGCAGAGCTTCGTGAGAAAATTGCCTACTTGGCTGCTATTATCGGTGATGAGCGTACCATGTATAATCTCATGAAAAAAGAACTTCGTGAGGTTAAAAAGAAATTTGGCAATCCACGTCTGAGTGAGCTGCAAGATATGGCCAAAACTATTGAAATTGACACAGCAAGTCTTGTGGTAGAAGAAGAGACCTATGTAAGCATTACCAAAGCAGGCTATATCAAACGTACCAGTCCTCGTTCCTTTGCAGCTTCAACTGTAGAAGAAATCGGTAAACGTGACGATGATCGCTTAATCTTTATGAGCCCAGCAAAAACGACTCAACAGCTCTTGTTGTTCACAAGTCTAGGAAATGTTATTTACCGACCTGTTCATGAATTATCGGACATCAAGTGGAAGGAAATTGGCGAACACCTCAGCCAGACCATTTCCAATTTTGAAGTTCGTGAAGAAATCATCTATGCGGAATTAGTAGACAATTTTGATACAGGTATCTATATTGCTGCAACCAAAATGGGACAAATCAAGCGTGTCGAGCGTAGTGAGTTCAGTCCTTGGCGAACCTATAAGTCCAAATCCCTTAAATTTGCCAAATTGAAAAATGATGAGGATCAAGTGGTGTTTGTGGCACCGGCTCAGCTAGAAGATGTCATGCTCATCACGAAAAATGGCTATGCCCTACGCTTTAATAGTGAGGAAGTACCAGTTGTTGGTGCTAAGGCAGCTGGTGTCAAAGCGATTAACCTAAAAGGAGATGATACCGTGGCAGCAGCCTTCCTGGTATCCAGCAAGGCCTTCTATCTTTTGACCCATCGAGGGGCATTGAAGAAAGTAGCAGTTGAGGAGATTCCAGCAACCAGCCGTGCCAACCGAGGCTTGCAAGTCTTGCGTGAATTAAAAGCCAAACCGCACCGCGTCTTTGCTGCAGGAATGGTGCAAGGAGAGGCAATTGATTTTGACCTGTTCCACCAAGGTGAAACCTCAGAAGAAAGTCAAATGTTGAAAGTGATTTCGACCACAGCTCAAGTATACGAGATCAACCTTTCAGACCTTTCTTTCTCAGAACGGACCAGCAATGGCAGCTTTATCTCTGATACGATTTCAGATGAAGAAGTCAGCGAAGCCTATATGAAGTAA
- a CDS encoding branched-chain amino acid aminotransferase codes for MTVSLDWENLGFSYMKLPYRYLATYKDGKWHEGILTEDATLHLSESSPALHYGQQAFEGLKAYRTKDGSIQLFRPDQNAERLQRTADRLLMPQVPTEIFVEACKAVARANSEYVPPYGTGGTLYLRPLLIGVGDIIGVKPAEEYIFTVFAMPVGNYFKGGLAPTNFLIQDQYDRAAPNGTGAAKVGGNYAASLLPGQYAKKKGFSDVIYLDPATHTKIEEVGSANFFGITKNNEFVTPISPSILPSITKYSLLYLAEHRLGMKAVEREVLVDELPEFIEAGACGTAAVISPIGGVQHGEDFHVFYSETEVGPVTRRLYEELTGIQFGDIEAPEGWIVKVNEN; via the coding sequence ATGACCGTATCACTAGACTGGGAAAATCTTGGATTTTCCTATATGAAATTGCCCTATCGCTATCTTGCAACCTATAAAGATGGAAAATGGCATGAAGGAATCCTGACAGAAGATGCAACTCTTCATCTGTCTGAATCATCGCCTGCTCTTCACTACGGGCAGCAAGCCTTTGAAGGGTTGAAAGCCTATCGGACAAAGGATGGATCAATTCAGCTCTTTCGACCAGACCAAAATGCCGAGCGTCTGCAACGGACTGCTGATCGTCTTTTAATGCCCCAGGTACCGACTGAGATATTTGTAGAGGCCTGCAAAGCAGTAGCGAGGGCAAACAGTGAGTATGTACCTCCCTATGGAACAGGCGGCACGCTCTATCTTCGTCCGTTGTTGATTGGTGTTGGTGATATTATTGGCGTGAAGCCAGCCGAGGAGTATATCTTTACCGTTTTTGCCATGCCAGTTGGGAATTATTTCAAGGGTGGGCTTGCTCCAACTAATTTTCTCATTCAAGATCAATATGACCGTGCAGCTCCGAATGGAACAGGTGCAGCAAAAGTCGGTGGGAATTATGCGGCTTCTCTTTTACCAGGTCAATATGCTAAGAAAAAAGGCTTTTCAGATGTGATTTACCTTGATCCAGCGACCCATACCAAGATTGAAGAGGTCGGTTCAGCTAATTTCTTTGGGATTACCAAAAACAATGAATTTGTCACACCAATTAGTCCTTCCATCCTGCCATCCATCACAAAATATTCTCTCTTGTACCTAGCAGAACATCGCCTAGGGATGAAAGCAGTAGAACGTGAAGTATTGGTGGATGAATTGCCAGAATTTATCGAAGCAGGCGCCTGTGGAACGGCTGCAGTTATCTCTCCAATTGGTGGTGTGCAGCACGGCGAAGACTTCCATGTATTCTATAGCGAAACAGAAGTAGGTCCTGTTACCCGTAGACTCTATGAAGAACTAACGGGCATTCAATTTGGAGATATTGAAGCACCTGAAGGTTGGATTGTAAAAGTGAATGAAAACTAG
- a CDS encoding DUF2969 domain-containing protein has translation MSKKDKKIEIQLEEGNVQVNGEQFPGYTLTIGKKVIGEIAELAEHHFAVVKNGNTESFYKKLEKAVGNVIENYNLHH, from the coding sequence ATGAGTAAAAAAGATAAAAAAATTGAAATTCAACTGGAAGAAGGTAATGTTCAAGTCAATGGAGAGCAGTTTCCTGGCTACACTCTAACCATTGGAAAAAAAGTGATTGGTGAGATTGCGGAATTGGCAGAACACCATTTTGCAGTTGTCAAAAACGGAAATACAGAAAGTTTTTATAAAAAACTCGAAAAAGCAGTCGGAAATGTGATTGAAAATTACAATTTGCACCATTAA